The genomic DNA ggcacacacacaaacataaacacaaaatgcgagcaatacacacacacacacagtgttaagTTACTCATCTATCCATTTCAGACAATGAGACTCGAGAGCTCGTACTCCATATAGATCCATCAGCCGCCCACCCCACACACTTACCGGGCTTTTTCCACTCTGGGGTTCATGGTCTATAACAGAAAGAGTTCTCTCTTTATTAAAAGCACCAATTGTCAATCTCACCATTGTTAAAGAACATGACCATGGAACTAAGTCTAACACGCATGAGGATGATGCCAACTTTACTTTGAAGCCTTTATGAAAAACAATGTGAGAGACCATCCAGTGGCATGGCCCTCAGAGCCCTTAGGGAGTTTGGCCAACTGACACAGGACACCATGGAGGTGAGTTGTGGGGGTAAATACTTGGCTCTGATGTCAGTCATTGGTCTATCTCTGAACAATACTCTAGTACCCCAGTCCAAACATGCTACTTCTCTGACTCACCTTGTCCCTGTTTGTCCACCTGCCCACTGTTCAGCACGGGCATCAGAGCCTGGCGTACGGCGGTTTCCCAGGCCTGTCCATCCCGGCCCGCCAACACACAGTACACCAGCGTGCCCGTCACCACTTCGAAGGAGTGGGCACTGTTGCCGGGCAACAAGGGGACAGACAGCTGGGCGGGGCCTCGTACCTGCAGCACCTCAGATAGAGGAATctcctagagagggagggaggaatgaagatagaggaagggagacaggagagggtgTGGAGAAGGGTAGAAAAGGgagggaaagagtgagagacaagggagaagggagggaggaagaaaaacacattttgctGATGTTCTATTTGGCCACAAGAGGTTAGTACTGTAGTGTTGAGGTGACTGTGACTGGCCTTGGATGGTAAATGATAGCATGATAGATGGATCTTTCTTCCCCACTGAACCAACCTTGTAGTACTTGGTGTTGATCTCGTTCTGGTACAGAGTGATACTCTTCCAGTCCAATATCCAGTAATGACGTTTCCTCTGACAGAAACAATGAGAAAGTATGGTGTGAGTGTTTTCTCTGTGTgaatgttttctctctctgtgtgtgtgtgtgtgtgtgtgcatgcctgcctGCGTATGTGTTCTCACCAGTGTGTCAGTGTTGGTGTGATGCAGTAGCCAACCCTCTCTCAGTACTCCACTGGCCTGTCTTTTAGTGTGACGGACTGACTGGACTACCCGCATTAGAGGAATATAACTACTGAAACatggactgagggagagagggagggagggagggagggagggagaagagggagagaggaaccgATAAGATGAGTaatatagagagagcgagagagagaagtaaggaaggagaaagagagagatgagagagagtgcGAGGGAAAGAAGAGAGATAACTTTTTTACAACTTCAATGACAGACACTCATGTACTACATATtcaaattattattatcatcatcaaaaCTCAAAATGGAAACATACTGAACTTTACATCCTATCATagccatttaaaaaatatatatatatcttacatGATTGGTGGCTGATGTCCCACTTCCTTGTTCTCAGCAAATGGAATCTCAGTAGACGGCTCGTCGTCATCGTCTTCTAGTGATGTTATACTCAAGCTCAtatcctcctcatcatcctctgTGTCGTTCTTGTAGCCGAGACTGGACACTGAGTCTGAGTCACAACACTTCCTACATCAATATTAAGCTACTAAGGCACTGTTTGTGTCAATGAGAAGTATGGCAGTTCTACTCTCTTGTCAAAACATGTATATGGAATGTATCATTTTATTAAGGACAATTTCACTTTTTTTCAACCAAATCTTTATTTTTGATGTAAATGTCATAGAAGTGTCCAGACACTTTTTTTGTGATTTCTTTCTAatggttttgagaaacttaccccacCGGCAATATACTTCCTCATGCTTGTTCTGCAGTTGTAGGGGCACAGAAAAACCtgaacaaaggctccaaaaacacTAAAATATGTCCTTTTAGAAACGGCAACGGAAAGAATCGCTAAACAAGTGTCCGGACATTTACATCAAAAATAGAGTTTTTAACTTTTCCTTGAAGCACGTTCGACATGGACTCCATTGGTTAATAAGTTCAGTGGCCTGTCTTGCGCTGAGACTTTGTCTCTCACCTCCTTCCCCATTGgtgttcctcctctctccaggacAGTCAGCGGGGACCAGGGAGCTCTCACAGCGACGATGGCAGTTCAGCTTACAgtctggggagagaaagagagaacgagagaaagcgagagaaggacagagagagggagtgtgagaaagagagaggtgaacCTTCAGTACACCAAGGCGACTGACACAGAAATAACACAAAATGTGAAATCTGACCAAGCGATCGACATACCCGCTCCAGAAACGTACGACTAGAGAAAGCACCCCGCCCCCCCttaaaataaaacctgaaatctATCACCTGCACCCATAACCACACACCCTATCTGAACTATGACGACCCATCTCACCGGAGCATTGTAGGCCCTGGCGGAAGAGGCCTTTGAGGAGGTGGCGGCAGTGCTGGCACACGGTAGGcttggtgtagctgtggatgtgGAAGGTGTGGGGCACCCTGGCCCTGCCTGTCTCACCATCCTTTCCCTGGCCCACCCCCAGCCACACCGGGTGATCTGTCCATGACGGGGGTCTGGACCTGGGCTTGGACATACTGATCTAGACGCGGaggggaagagagcagagagggaggaaggggtgagggagaagaagaaaaaaaaagagagagggaaaggaaaggaagaaAAAGAGATAAAAAAAGAGATTTTCAGGTTCTGCAGTTACTGTTAGAACCACCCAATATTGCCCTGTAAAATAGTTATAGGTGTATCCATGTGAATACACGATGAGTGTTGCTGACATAGAATTAGAATAGAACGCATGCAGGTCTATGACTTCAGCCACTCCAgtgtatgtttctaaacacttctacatgaatgtggatgttactatgattacggataatcctgaatgaatcgtgaataatgatgagtgagaaagttagaggcataaatatcataccccctccaaaatgctaacctcccctgttattgtaatggtgagaggttagcatgtcttgggggaatgatatttgtgcgtctgtaactttctcactcatcattattcacaattcattcaggactattcgtaatcatggtagcatccacatgaatgtagaagtgtttagaaacatattctattcttatttacaaatatAAATGAATGTACCATTCatatctattgggcacaaaataatatgaaacacatccaaaacaaacagcaaacgcatccaacaagtttgtagagacaagcttgatgtaatcattgcatgctaggaatatgggaccaaatattaaacttttgactactttaatacacgacacttttggtcccctaaaatgaagGGACTACGTACAAAaactgctgtaatttctaaacggttcacccgatatggatgaaaattccATCAAAttgaagctgacagtctgcactttaacctttaGCATTTGAAATCCAAAGTGCAGGAGTACAGAGTCAAAGCAACAAAACATTTGTCACTGtctcaatacttttggagctcactataTCTCCAAGAATTCTGACCTCCTCTAGACTGCCTCCTGCAGGTGTGGAGAGGGAGTGCGTCCGGGGCCTGCCAGGGGGGAACAGGGACAGGCTGGGGCCACACACACGACGCCGTGCGCGGCTACAGTCACTAGGCAACTGCAGCGCACAGCGCTTATGGAAGTCTAACCCACAACctacggagagagacagagagagagagagagagagcgagagagagagatgagacataATTGAGACAGAATCTGAGAATTGCTGAATAGATTGAGGTACAAAGATATATACGACTAAGAATTGAATACAATTCAACATTAAATAAATACTGGAGTTGCTCGCTGTGATTAAAGATAGGGATATACAGAAAAAGTACTGCTGTATCCAATTCCTTACCTTCACATTTTAACCCTTGACGTATCAGTCCCCACAGCATCTCACCACAGTGGTGACAGAAGGTGGGGGTGCGATATGATTGGACAGCCAGGGAGTGTGGGCGGGTCTTCATCTCCGTCACAGCAGCTGATCCTGAGTCAGATCAGAATGAGCAGATTATAGTGACAGACAGACTCATTAACCTAGGACGCTAATGCCTTGATAAGACTGACAGCGTTATTGCATCAATGCTGTGTAATAAATGCTGCAGTTCCAACTTTTTTCATGATCCAAAATGTGTGTGGATATGTGTGCGATAAAAGTTAAACATTCACTTTTTGCTACTAGTTCTGTCAAGTCTACGCTTACAATTTGATGCATACGTTGGATAAATCGTATGCACCACAACCCAGAACACACTGCAATTGTCTCTGCAacacaatgctgcaaggcaaacgcagcgttcctttggaaatgaatgtacttctggcgTACAAAAATTCAATGACGCTGTCGGTCTGACCGAGGCGTTAAACTAGTAAGTAAGTAGATTCAATACgcggtcaaaagtagtacactataaacGGAATAGGATGCTAGTTGGGACACAACCCCAGCCTGACCTGAGAGGATGACCTCTATGAGGTCACCGTCCTGCAGTGGATCCTGGTCTGTGAGTCTGTGGAGGAGGTGTTCTGAGCCAGGCTGGTGTCTAAACAGGAGGATCTTCTCCCCTACACCCACCACACTGCAGTCTGGAGCCTAAAATACCCAGAGACATGATCAATCAATCAGTGTGGTTCTGTCTGGTTTATCATTTGGATATGCATCATCaaaagcatgcagacagacagtgggtgttTAGTGAGGAGGccaatatagagagagactggtcaTGGAACAATGTGAGGGATGTCAAGCGTCATTGTCGTTAGATATTCAAATGTCATGGAAACAAGTTTGAGTGTGGGTTCATTTCCAGGCTTTCTGACCGTTTGTTTGTATGTTTGCTACCAAAAACAGGCAAAGTGCAATGACCTCTGGGGGGGATTTCCAGATGATTCACACAGACCACATACAGGTTCACACACAaagatttacatttaagtcacttagcagacgcttAGCAGACACTTAGCAGACATTTTAAGattgctaggtgggacaaccacatatcacagtcataataaatacatttttcctcaataaagtagctatcagcaaagtcagagctactAAGGAGGGAAAAGGTCAAGTGCAAGTGTTAGTTCACAATTATTAgggggggtgctgtgggattatttaagatgctctttgaagaggtaggggttcagatgttttcggaagatgggcaaggactctgctgtcctagcttcaggggaaaGCAGGTTCAactattggggtgccaggacagagaagagcttggattgggctgagtgggagctgagagaccagaggtgagagaacagagtgctcgggttggggtgtagggtttgagcatagcctgaaggtagggagggacaGTTCCTCTTtctgctccgtaggcaagtaccatggtcaaAGAcacctacacagacacacagtacatTGCACAtatgcgcgcacgcacgcacgcacgcacgcatgcaaacacacttgtataactaaccttgtggggacacacaattcagtcccattcaaaatcctattttccctaacccctaaccctaatctgtacccttaccctaaccttaaacctaaccataggtgtgtgtgtgtgtgtgtgtgtgtgtgtgtgtgtgtgtgtgtgtgtgtgtgtgtgcgcgtgcgtgtgcgtgtgtgagagatgCAGGAGGAGAGTCTGTGGTTGGAAAGTAAGCTGCAGACACAGCTAAACCACACAGCAGCCCCTCTGGCTGACATAGTAACAGGGCTATCTCTCACTGAGgtgtggtagagacagacatacaaagagacacacacacacacacacacacacacacacacacacacacacacacacacacacacacagagagagagaaagagagggagaaagagagaggcagagaaagacatTTTAGCTACTGTGTTGCATCACACCAATAGTTAAAGAAATTGGCTAAACCATTctagactgggggggggggggctggctgTGGATGTTAACCTTGCGTTCTATGATCTCTGCCGCCAGTCTCTTGGCGTGGCGAAAGCTGAGCTGCCCTCTAGGCACCCATACCACCTCCCTGAAGAGGCCTAGCTGGAACTGGACCAAGGCAGGGCCGAGAGGTGCCTGGAGGGGCCCGGGGGCTGCGGGGTGGGAAGGTCGATCAGGGGTACCCGGGCTAGACCGGGTCAATGACATCCTGGAGAGAGAACCTATAGGTGCAGATAGAGATAAAGATACCTCTCTAGCGCTATGACAGAAATAAGACGGTGCACTTATAGGAgagaattaaaatatatttatcaGGAACAGAAGTACTGATGGATCATGGATGCATAGGTACACTAAAAATAACATTTATTCAAATAGCACATTTCCTACATACACAGCAACTGAATGTACATCACAGGCACGGAGCTTGTCAATAAGTGAACAAAATAACAGAGCATATTGACATACTAGATTTTCTGTACAAAGTTCAATCAGACAAACATGGCTACTGAGACACAGCAAAGTACTTTTGGTGAGGGAAACCCCCTTACTTGATATTTCAGAGTCCATACAGTCTAGTTTACACCTTCCAGGCTCGGAAAGCTCCATCTTAGCAGCCCGATCTCCTGTCCTCGTTCAAAAGACTCCTTGACAAATGAACAGTGGCTACTGTTCTCAACCTTTTCTTCAGAAGCACACTGGTGGATTTGATTTCCTCATGTGAGGCTGTAGGCTTATAACAGTGACAGGAAGCGACTTAGTAACACCCTCAGCCCAgaatgtgaacacacacacacgtcaacttGATACTTACCAGAAGCCTGGTCCACCGTTATCATTTGTCCAATAAATGTCACACTGGTTTGTTGGTTCATGTCGTGTACAACTTGATCTCTTATGTTCCAGCAGGCAAGGTGTGTATTTCAAACTAATTTCAATCAAGCTGTTTCATTGTGTCAAAAGAATGACGTCACACAAACAGATCAGGATCAGTTTGAAAAGTGGAGTTTTTCCTTTATTGAACCTTTAATAAAATATACAAGGTTGTTGGCCCCTTAACAATGAGATCCACTATACTGAAGTAAAGTGCATCacaaactcctcctcctcctcctccccccctggcTACATTCTGCAGATCCCATAGTAACACCAGGGGTGAGGGGTGTTTACTTCTACATGtggtatatctatctatctatctatctatctatctatctatctctatttgGAAGAGAAGCACTGCGTTTAGGTATGAGTTTTTCTTTTAAACATTCCTCGGTGTATAAATACAGCCTCTTTAGAGATCTACAAACTACAGTCCACTAACTTCTACATATTTAGACAGCATGgggatggatgtgtgtgtgtgtgtttgagataaTGCGCTTGTACGCGTTGAGAGTAAATTTGAGTATGTGTGACAGAGGTCATACATTGGCAATTCTGTACATTATTTGCTGCAATGATGCAAAGCCCTTCCCCCCCAATACTTCTCTCCAACGTGCCATTTCGTTTCAGTCACTGATGCTCACTTGTCACCTAACAGCGCTTCACATCTCTTTTTCCATTCTTCATCAGTCGTCTTTTCCTCCTCGGCCCTGCTAGTCTGGCTAAAGTGTCACACACTTTAGCCTTTGTTCCATCATTTCTCCCCTCCATGTAAAAATCTATATCCCGTCCCATCCACCACATGACAAAGCACTAGCAACACAATCAGAAGATGCAAATCGTTAAGACCACTCTCCTTCTCAAAGACGTACAGTAATATACATTCTGTGGCCAAGTCTCTTGGTATCGGTCTTACAAACAAAACAATTAAAGAGCCAACACAACACAGTGCACTCTCACCCCCCCCTACCTGttcctccctcccatctcccatGATAAAAGTAAAACCCAACATTTAAATCAACCATTCAGTGTTCAACAACAATAACCTGCACATCGTCACTTGAGGTTGGAGCCAATCACAGACAAGAATAGACCTAATGACGACGACGTTTGGTGAGAGGACTGTCATTGGTTAGATCATCCTAGAGCCATTTTCTGTAAACCGATCTGAATCATTCCAATCAACAGTAGTGATAAGGAATCATTGTTTTATATAAAAAGAGATGGACAGATCATGCTCACATATTCAGTAAACGCCAACCAAGGAAAGAGAAGTTACAAGAACTAGAAGAATTGATAGTTACATACCATTCGCCCAACGCTAACCTCTTAAAGAAACAGATACTGTACCTTGCGAAACTAAATCAGAGAGCAGTACAACTACGTGGAAATGTAATTTGATTGGAGTAATGTTGTGCTTTGGTGGCTGTGTCCATGCAATCCATTTATAGTGTGTCTGGAGATTGTACCGGGCCGTGCCTACACTGACTGACATGCACTGTTTGTCCAATGTCAGCATTTCCAGTATTTCCCCCAGGACTGAGCAGAACTAAGTTAGCctcatattcattagtgcacatcgTAGCAAAACTTTTTAGAGTAACAGAAAACGAGCATTTCTTATTGGGAAAAGTCCAGGTTGTCCtatgtttcagtccattttcttcaGTTTAGTGCCTAATGAATATGAACCTGGTCTCAAAATCGGTTTGTGATTCCGCCACCTGTTTGTCCTTCCGCCAATTGAGCTGCGTTCACAGGCAGCtctatttatacatttttttcactaattgttcttttgaccaatcagatcagctctgaaaaagagctgatgtgaaaagagctgatgtgattggtcaaaagaccaattagtggaaagatATATATCAGAAACGGGCTGCCTATGTAAACAGCCTTATTTATCAAGTTCAGAATTGTCTGGCAAGGCAACAAACGATAGCGTAGTTGGCTAGAGCGCAAACAAATCTGGACAGATCAGGCTATAGATTTCGGGGGAAATCCTACCTTTGGCTGAAGTCAAATTTTCACTTGATGTCAAATGAGACTAAGTAATACATTTGACTAGAAGTTATATTCCCCCCTGGTTGATGTCCTCTTTACTAGTCTATATTCCCCCATTTGTCTTTTCACTGTTCTACATTCAACcggcagtttattaggtacaccaccatgTTCACGAAAATgaatcgctcctacagacagtgagtcacgtggccgtggcttgctatataaagcaggcagacaggcatcgaggcattcagttactgttcgaatGAATgatagaatgggcaaaacgagtgacctaagcgactgagTGTGGAATGATCgtcagtcagcggcagtcctgtgggcgaaaacagctcgttgacgaGACagaagaatggcaagaatcgtgcaagctaacaggcgggccacaaacagacaaataacaacGCTGTACAACACTGGTGGGCAGAACAGCATCTCGGGAATGCACAACCTGTTactccttgtcacggatgggctattgcagcagatgaccacacagggttccactcctatcagctgaagacaagaagaagcggctccagtgggcccGTGATCACCAACACTAGACAATTgaagagtggaaaaacattgcctggaacatgacagcaAGTTCAGTTTACTTAAATGGCCTGcgcagtccccagacctcaacaAATACAGCAGAGGTAGGCAACCTTGGCCCATGTTGAGTTAACTGACCTGGAAGTCCAGGTCTGTTGAATATGGGCAAttactgaactgatcaattagctcagttggtcagaTGTGGTGCCTAGTAGGTTAAaaaccctgcagcactccaggaacagggttgcctacctCTGCAATAGAGcatctttgggatgagatggaatggGCCGTTCACAGCATGAATGTACcgccgtccaatctgcagcaactgcgtgatgccatcgcgtcagcacggaccaacatccctgtggaacgtttccgGCACCTTGTGAaatgccccgaagaattcaggctgttctggatgcAACGGGGGtgtccgacccggtactagagGGGTAATCTAAAACTGTTCGGTGAGAGTATTTTCTCCGTTTCTCTTCACTTGTCTGACATTTTTCCAGCATATGTCTCCCCAACAAAGATcctccaatgctctaaccagtgTAAACAAAAACTGTCTGTGCTATATACAAAGAAAGAAATATTAAATAACTTAAACCAGTATATACATAACAAAAATTCAGAAGGCCAAATAGTGAGCTTGAACTGGTCAGTGCTGTTTTTCTCCCATTTGATGTTTAAATACAGACTTActctgattattttcatcatcccAAAAATATTGTGTACAGTCTTTGTCCTTGCTGAATCTTCTAACAGCTGTAGTTCATACATCTTGCAACTTGTCTTAAAAACATATGATTTATATCGCTCTAGCACTGTGATATCTATTGAACAGGTTGTTAGTGTTTGCAGTATTCATGCCACTAGTAATCAATGAGGGTGATGCTTCTCGTAGACAGGTAAACTAGTTCTATTCTGATTTCTAAGGTCGAGTGTCCGCACCAgaagtaccaggcagttaggatAGACATTTGTCATGTTGCAATAATAATGACTCGCTATTATGTTACGATGCTATGCCTCAGTCACCATAATTAGTGCAGACATTCCATGTTCTAGTATGCAGCATGCCGTGTTAAATATTATTCTTCTGTACCGTTTGATGCCAGCGAAGTATACAGTGAAGCAGATCGACACAGAGATGTCACAAAAAGCCATGTCAAGTCGTGTTTTTCTCAATACTTTTTCTTCAGAAAATGTCTTGAATGCGAGTGTTGGACCTGAAGTGTGTTTCGATCACATCGGAAA from Salmo salar chromosome ssa07, Ssal_v3.1, whole genome shotgun sequence includes the following:
- the LOC106608995 gene encoding serine/threonine-protein kinase D3, which gives rise to MELSEPGRCKLDCMDSEISSSLSRMSLTRSSPGTPDRPSHPAAPGPLQAPLGPALVQFQLGLFREVVWVPRGQLSFRHAKRLAAEIIERKAPDCSVVGVGEKILLFRHQPGSEHLLHRLTDQDPLQDGDLIEVILSGSAAVTEMKTRPHSLAVQSYRTPTFCHHCGEMLWGLIRQGLKCEGCGLDFHKRCALQLPSDCSRARRRVCGPSLSLFPPGRPRTHSLSTPAGGSLEEISMSKPRSRPPSWTDHPVWLGVGQGKDGETGRARVPHTFHIHSYTKPTVCQHCRHLLKGLFRQGLQCSDCKLNCHRRCESSLVPADCPGERRNTNGEGDSVSSLGYKNDTEDDEEDMSLSITSLEDDDDEPSTEIPFAENKEVGHQPPIIPCFSSYIPLMRVVQSVRHTKRQASGVLREGWLLHHTNTDTLRKRHYWILDWKSITLYQNEINTKYYKEIPLSEVLQVRGPAQLSVPLLPGNSAHSFEVVTGTLVYCVLAGRDGQAWETAVRQALMPVLNSGQVDKQGQDHEPQSGKSPDVSSVYQIFTDEVLGSGQFGVVYGGTHRQSGRPVAVKVIDKTRFPTKQERQLRNEQAILQNLSHLGIVLLEGVFETMDHVFIVMEKLHGDMLEMILSNEKGRLPERTTRFLVTQILEALRYLHFKHIAHCDLKPENVLLASPDSFPQVKLCDFGFARIIGEKSFRRSVVGTPAYLAPEVISSHGYNRSLDMWAVGVVLYVSLSGTFPFNEDEDIKQQITNAAFMYPRLPWSNISLEAVSLINNLLQVAVRCRFSVGKALGHPWLQDFQLWCDLREFEKRMGCRYLTHEGDEDRWRCHALERGLVFPSHLTWTPGYDDSL